Below is a window of Longimicrobium terrae DNA.
GGCGGATCCAGAATTCCTGCTTGGGCGATCCCATGGCCGCCACCACCAGGCCGCCGGGGGGAATCATCTCCACCGGAAGCGGGTGGCCGGTGCCGTCCGCGTTCACCATGGGGGAGATGCCCTCGCGCACGGTGATGCCGCGGGCCCGCAGCCGCGCCTCGGCCTCACGCCGCGACGCGTCCGACGCGCCGATGATGATGACTTCGCGGCCGTGCGCGGCGGCGTCGCGGGCCAGCGCGTGAAGAATGGAAACGCCCGTCACCCGGCCGGGAAAGCGGCCGTGCTGCCGAAGAACCGCGAGCGAAATCCCCACCCCGTCGATGGTGGTGAGGTGGGCCGCGTCCAGCACGTCCTTGTACGACGGGTCCGCCAGCGCCAGCTCCGCCAGTTCCGGGTTGAGCGTGCAGACGTGCACCGTCCGCCCCGCGTCCACCAGGGTGCGGCAGGCGCGCACGGCGGCGTCCACGGAAAAGTCCTGAACGCGCAGCCCCCCCGCGAGCGTGTACGCGGGGGTCTCGTTGTCGTCCATGGGCGGGGCGGCCGGGGGCGGAGCTCCCGGGGCAAGGCTTGTCTGTTCCACTCGTTCCTTCAGAGACTCCGGATCTGCTGCCATCACAGGAAGCAGAATGTAGCGTTGCGGGGGATGGGCTTCAAGCGCGGGCGATCGCCAGGTACGTTCGCACCACCGCGTCCCACCCCAGCCGCTCGCGGAGACGGAGCGCGTGCGACGGGTCCGCCGGGGGCGCCGCGGCCTCCCGCGCCAGCACGGCGGCGAGCGCGGCCCGGTCCCCCAGGGGCACCGCCGCGCCGCCGGACTCCCGCAGAATCTCCAGCGTTCCCGGAATGCCGTACGCCACCACGCGCATCCCCGCCGCAACCCCTTCCAGCAGGGAGAGCGGATACGCGTCGGCGTAGGAGGGATAGGCCAGCACACGGCAGGCGCGCATCAGCACCAGCACCTGGCGCTCGCCGAGCGGGCCGTACCATCTCACGCGGTCCCTGACGCCCAGACCGGCCGCCTGGTCACGTAGAAATTGCAGATAGGCGGGCTCCGCTGCGCCGGCCACGTGCAGCAGTTCGTCTCCTGGGAGGGCGGAAAACGCCTCCAGCAGGTCCGGAATCCCCTTTTCCGGAGACAGCCGTCCCACGAACAGAATCCCGCTCCGCTCCGCCGCCGTGTCCACCGGCTCGTTGATCCACGCGGGGAGCAGGGTGGGGACGACTTCGGCGGCGATGCCCATCCCCGCCCACATCGTCCGCTGCGCCTCCGAAAGCGCGCAGACCCGGTCCGCGCGGCGCAGCGCCCAGGCGGCGGCGCGGCGCGGGCCCGGCGAGCGCAGGTGGCGCCACTGCTCCCCCGCGTGCGCGGTCACCAGCAGCCGCCCGCGGAACCGGGCGCGCAGCCACGCCAGCAGCGCCAGGTCCGGCGCGTTGCCGTACTGCAGCCACACGGCGTCCGTCCGCGTGTCCAGCCGCGCCGCCGCGCGCCCCACCGCGGCGAACGATCCCGCCAGCCCGCGTGCGTACGCCGGCAGCGGCGCGCCCGCCACCGCGGTATCCGCCGAGGCGGATTCCACGACGACGCCGGGCACGGGGCGAAAGGCTTCCGCGAATCGCTCGCAGTACCGCTCCACCCCGCCCAGCGCCCGCGAACTTCCGCCGACCAGAAGGATCTTCACGCGTCCGCCTCCACGCCCAGTACGCGCAGGTACTGGTGGACGACGTGGTCCGGCGAAAACTCCGGGAGGTCGGGGCGGACGCGGTCGTGCGGCGCGTCCAGCGCGCGGAGGATGGCATCGGCCAGCGCCACGGAGTCCGCCGGGGGAACCAGCGCGCCGCGCTCGCCGCCGCGCAGGATCTCCGCGGGGCCGGTGGGGCAGTCGGTGGATACGACGGGAACGCCCAGCGCCAGCGCCTCGATCAGCACCGTCGGCAGCCCCTCCCACGCGGAGGAAAGGACAAAGGCGTCCGCCCGCGCCAGCGAGGGATAGGGATCGTTCGTGAAGCCGGCGAGGTCCACGTCAGCGCCCACCCCCAGCCCGTCGGCCAGGGCGCGTAGCGCATCCCGCTCCTCCCCTTCCCCCAGGATCAGCAGGCGGGCGGGGCGGAGGGCGCGCACCCGGGCAAAGGCGCGGATCAGCGTGGCGAAGTCCTTTTGCGGCGCCAGGCGCCCCATCCCCAGAAGGACGGGGACGGTGCGGTCGTCCGCCAGCCACGGATGCGCGGCGGGGCCGGCCGCGTGGCGGAACAGCTCCGGCGTCACCACGGGATTGTAGATGGCGCGCACGCGCTCCGGCGGCATCCGCAGCACCTCCGCGGCCTCAGCAGCGGCGGCGCGGGAGACGGAAACCACCGCGTCCGCGCGGCGGTACGCGGCGGGCACCACGCGGCGCAGCAGCCAGGTGCGCGGGTCCGCCGCGTTGGCGAACTGCGCCCGCAGCGCGATGTGGATGGCGACGACCAGCCGCGCGTCCGACCGGGCCGCCGCGCGCGCGAGGACGGCGAGCACGTTCAGCCGCTCCCCCGCGGACAGCAGGGCGCGGGGGCGGGATTCGCGCAGGTAGCGGACGAGCCCGGGAAGGACGTTGACCGTGCGGCGGGCGGCCAGGTTCACCAGCCGCGTGCCGGGGGGGAGCGGGGGGACGTCGCCGGGAACGCGCGCCACCACGAGGTCCACGGGAATGCCCAGGGCGGCGATCCCGGCCCCCAGGTTCATCATCACCCGCTGCACCCCGCCGCCGACCGGATTGGAAAAGAGCAGCGCGACGGGACGGGTCACCCGCGCACCCCGCCCGCGGGCGGGCCGAACAGCCGCTCCGCCACGCCGAGGCGCAGTTCATCCTGCAGCGCCCCGACCTTGCGCGCCACTTCCGCCCGGTACGCGGGCTCCGCCAGGCGGGGAAGGCGCGGCAGGACGTCCGCCGCGCGGAAGCCCTTGGTGTCGGCGCACAGGTCCGACATCCCCAGCATCTCCATGATCCCCTGCGCCTTGGGGCCGAAGTACGCGACCGCAAAGGCGGGCGTCCCCCCGGCCAGGGCAAAGATCACGGAGTGGAAGCGCGTGCCCACCATGGCCACCGCGCGTCCGTACAGCGACACCAGCTCGCCCGGGGTGAGGTCCTCGTCCACCACGGCGATGGACTCCCCGGCGAGACGCTCCGCCAGCTGCCGGGTCGCGACGCGGTCGTCTTCCGCGGGAGTGGGGCCGTTGCAGTGCGCCACCAGCGCCACCCGCTCCGCCAGCCCCTGCCGCAGCACGCCGCGCACTGTTTCCGCCATCTGGTCCAGGAACGAGGCCGACTCCGCCTCCGTCCCCCATCCGCGCACGGTGAACACCCAGAACGGCCGGTCCAGCCCGTGGCGCGCCACCACCGCCTCCACCGCGGGGGTGTGCTCCGCCCGCAGCGCGAACGCCACGTCCGGGAGCACGGCGCGGGTGCGGTCCGGAACGCCCAGCTCCGCCGCCAGCGTGTCCGACCGCGCCTCACGCAGAATGACCGCGCGGGCGTCGCGCAGCACCGGCGACGCGAAGCGCCGGCTCGTCGCGTCGGTGAACGGCCCCAGCGACTGCGCGAGGAGGACGTAGGGAACGCCGGCCGCGCGGGCGACGCGCAGCGGGTGCAGGTGCCGCTTGAGCCGGCCCCAGTCGCGCGGGTCCGCACGGCGGTTGTACAGGTAGTGGCCGCCCACGCTGATGACCAGATCCGCCCCGGCGATCGCCCGTTCCGCCTCGCCGCGGCGGGGGGGAAGCAGCGTCCACCGCAGCGCCTCGCTCATCCGCCCCACGCGCCCGGCGGGGGGGCGCAGGCCGGACACCAGCGGCAGCACGCGCACGTCCGGGTGCCGCGCCAGCAGGTGCCGGTGCGCGCGGGCGAACGCGGGATGGTCCGCGGGGAACTTGGAGACGATGGTGAAGCGCGCGTCCGGAACGTGCGGCTGCAGCAGGAGCAGCGTGGCTTCGATGATGCCGCCGTCGCCCTTGTTGTCGTCGTGCCAGGCGTTCACCAGCACGATGTTCATGGGCCCGCTCATCGCGTCCTCCACGCGGAAAGACGGCCGCGCGCGCCCGCCACGTTCATCGCCAGCGCCGCGGCGCCGTACACCGCCGCGCCCAGCGCCACCTGCCCGCCCAGCGCCCAGGGGCCCCGCCCCGACATCACCGGAACCAGCGCCGCCGCCATCACCCCGGCCGCCAGCGCGATGCGCAGCGACTCGCGGGTGGGAAAGGGAAGCGGAAACAGCCGCAGCCCGATCCACCAGGTCAGAAGGACGGAAACCCCGTATCCCGCCACCGTTGCGTACAGAGCGCCCATGACTCCCCAGCGTGGAATCCAGAGAAGGTTCAGTCCCAGATTGACGGCCGCCGCCACCCCGGTGGGCCAGATGCCCAGCCAGGTGTTCTTGCTGAGCGTAAAGGCGCGGCCGAAGTGGTACTGCTGCATCCCCAGCAGAAAGACGGCAAAGGCCACGATGGGCAGGATGGCCCCGCCCTGCGCGCGGAACTCGGGGCCCAGGAATACGTGCGCCACGCTGGGGGCCAGAATCATCAGCCCCACCGTGCCCGGAACGGAAAGCGCCAGCAGCAGCACTGCCCCGCGCTGCAGCTCCGCCTGCGCGGCGGCCAGCCCCCGCTCCGACATCGCCCGCACGGCGACGGGAAAGGTGGCCAGCGCCACGGGGAGCATGAGGATGATGATCCCCTGCTTGGCCAGCACGTAGGAGGCGGAGTACACGCCCGCCGCGTCCGCGCCCGCCATGGTGCCCAGGAGCAGCCGGTCGCTGCTGTCGACGATGAAGCTGGCCAGCAGCACCCCGGTGAGCGGCGCGCCGTAGCGGAACACGCGCCCCACCACCTCGCGGTCCACGTCCGCCAGGCGCATGCGCGGCCAGTGCTTGCGCGATCCCCATCCGCCCACCACCAGCATGCTCACGATCAGCCCCGCCAGCAGCCCGCGCGCACCCCATCCCTGGTGCGCCAGGTACACGCCCACCGCCAGGGAGATGGCGCCCTTGGCCGCGCTCAGCAGGGCGTAGCGCCCCGGCGCCAGCTGGGCCCGGGCCACCTCCAGGTTCATCTCGAACCAGGCGTGCACCACCAGCAGCCCCGTCCCCAGCGCAAACAGCGGCCGCGCGGACCGGTCCGGCCAGAAGAGCGAGGCCGCGACGCCCACGATCGTAATCACCGCGGTGATCGCGGCAAAGGCGGCCAGCGCGGAGGCCAGAAAGCGTTCGTAGGTGCCGCGCTGTTCGGGAAGAAAGCGCGCCACCCCCAGGCTGAGCCAGTTGTACAGAACGGCGTGTACCAGCGCCGAGGTGGCGATCACCATGGCG
It encodes the following:
- a CDS encoding WecB/TagA/CpsF family glycosyltransferase codes for the protein MDDNETPAYTLAGGLRVQDFSVDAAVRACRTLVDAGRTVHVCTLNPELAELALADPSYKDVLDAAHLTTIDGVGISLAVLRQHGRFPGRVTGVSILHALARDAAAHGREVIIIGASDASRREAEARLRARGITVREGISPMVNADGTGHPLPVEMIPPGGLVVAAMGSPKQEFWIRRQLERGGPPAVYVGVGGAVDYVSGATPTPPKILRRLGMQWLYRLVTEPGTRMERQRRTLPRFVWRQVVRGR
- a CDS encoding glycosyltransferase, which encodes MKILLVGGSSRALGGVERYCERFAEAFRPVPGVVVESASADTAVAGAPLPAYARGLAGSFAAVGRAAARLDTRTDAVWLQYGNAPDLALLAWLRARFRGRLLVTAHAGEQWRHLRSPGPRRAAAWALRRADRVCALSEAQRTMWAGMGIAAEVVPTLLPAWINEPVDTAAERSGILFVGRLSPEKGIPDLLEAFSALPGDELLHVAGAAEPAYLQFLRDQAAGLGVRDRVRWYGPLGERQVLVLMRACRVLAYPSYADAYPLSLLEGVAAGMRVVAYGIPGTLEILRESGGAAVPLGDRAALAAVLAREAAAPPADPSHALRLRERLGWDAVVRTYLAIARA
- a CDS encoding glycosyltransferase, with protein sequence MTRPVALLFSNPVGGGVQRVMMNLGAGIAALGIPVDLVVARVPGDVPPLPPGTRLVNLAARRTVNVLPGLVRYLRESRPRALLSAGERLNVLAVLARAAARSDARLVVAIHIALRAQFANAADPRTWLLRRVVPAAYRRADAVVSVSRAAAAEAAEVLRMPPERVRAIYNPVVTPELFRHAAGPAAHPWLADDRTVPVLLGMGRLAPQKDFATLIRAFARVRALRPARLLILGEGEERDALRALADGLGVGADVDLAGFTNDPYPSLARADAFVLSSAWEGLPTVLIEALALGVPVVSTDCPTGPAEILRGGERGALVPPADSVALADAILRALDAPHDRVRPDLPEFSPDHVVHQYLRVLGVEADA
- a CDS encoding polysaccharide pyruvyl transferase family protein encodes the protein MSGPMNIVLVNAWHDDNKGDGGIIEATLLLLQPHVPDARFTIVSKFPADHPAFARAHRHLLARHPDVRVLPLVSGLRPPAGRVGRMSEALRWTLLPPRRGEAERAIAGADLVISVGGHYLYNRRADPRDWGRLKRHLHPLRVARAAGVPYVLLAQSLGPFTDATSRRFASPVLRDARAVILREARSDTLAAELGVPDRTRAVLPDVAFALRAEHTPAVEAVVARHGLDRPFWVFTVRGWGTEAESASFLDQMAETVRGVLRQGLAERVALVAHCNGPTPAEDDRVATRQLAERLAGESIAVVDEDLTPGELVSLYGRAVAMVGTRFHSVIFALAGGTPAFAVAYFGPKAQGIMEMLGMSDLCADTKGFRAADVLPRLPRLAEPAYRAEVARKVGALQDELRLGVAERLFGPPAGGVRG
- a CDS encoding lipopolysaccharide biosynthesis protein, which codes for MKVAVAGERDGAPHAEPAPSPPAAPRTSVARHGGIYLVARFASDALGLVALGVYTRVLSPGEYGTYAMVIATSALVHAVLYNWLSLGVARFLPEQRGTYERFLASALAAFAAITAVITIVGVAASLFWPDRSARPLFALGTGLLVVHAWFEMNLEVARAQLAPGRYALLSAAKGAISLAVGVYLAHQGWGARGLLAGLIVSMLVVGGWGSRKHWPRMRLADVDREVVGRVFRYGAPLTGVLLASFIVDSSDRLLLGTMAGADAAGVYSASYVLAKQGIIILMLPVALATFPVAVRAMSERGLAAAQAELQRGAVLLLALSVPGTVGLMILAPSVAHVFLGPEFRAQGGAILPIVAFAVFLLGMQQYHFGRAFTLSKNTWLGIWPTGVAAAVNLGLNLLWIPRWGVMGALYATVAGYGVSVLLTWWIGLRLFPLPFPTRESLRIALAAGVMAAALVPVMSGRGPWALGGQVALGAAVYGAAALAMNVAGARGRLSAWRTR